The sequence TTAACGCATCTGCAGAGCTTGTCCGACAACTAAAAGCAAAAACCGTCGCCGCAGCTTTTGTTGCGGAACTCGCCTTCCTGAAAGGAAGAGAAAATATTAAAGATAAAAACATAGAAATTTTTTCAATTATAAAGTATTAAATCTTTCCGTTAATTATCCATTTTCAATTCTCAATTTTAAATTGCCGTTTAAAGTCCCTGTAGCTCAACTGGATAGAGCAGATCCGTCCTAAGGATAAGGTTGGAGGTTCAACTCCTCTCAGGGACGCTCTTTAGTAAATAATATGTAAAAGGTAAAAACCTGATTGAAATATTTCAATCAGGTTTTTTTATTTGTTGTTACTTATCTTCCTAATTTCTTATCTTCTTATCATCTATCATTGCTGATTTTATAAACTTATCGGCTTTGTCTGCGTTCTTTTTTGAGTTGGGGTATATCGTAAGGATTTGCCAGAAGAAATTTTTATTTTTAATCATTAAATCTTTCACGCCGTAAACGGTTCCGTTTTTGTTGAAAGTTCCTTCAATGTAAACGCCGCTTTTTGTGTCGGTTTTTGTAAATTGAAAATTGTAGTCTTGAAACGTTTTTTTAATTGAGTTTATTGCTCTGTTAAAATTTATTTCTTCTTTATTTTTTGAGAAAGTTACAACATATTCAATGCCGCCCGAAGACGTATGGTAAAAAATTACTTCCTCTATATTATTTTTTGCGTTTTCTTTTGCTGCGTTTTCGTTGAGGACGCTTCTATTCATTAACGGAGCTTTTACCGTTATAAAAGCTTTATCAAGATGCTGCACGGACGGGCTTTGCGAATATTTATATACCGCAAAAATTATTACCAAAAAAATAAAAATAATTAAAAAAATTCTCTGTTTTTTCATCTAAATATCCTCATAGAAACGTTTATTTTGCTATAATATACAAAATTATGATAAAAATTACAGATTTAAACAAATCATTCGGCGGACGCATACTTTTTGATAATCTTAGTTTGAACATCAACGCCAAAGAAAGGGTAGGGCTTGTGGGAAGAAACGGACACGGCAAAACCACTCTTTTTAAAATTATTTTAGGCGAAATGGACTACGATTCGGGAAGCATAAACATTCCTAAAAATTACAAAATAGGATATTTGCAGCAGCATATAAAGTTTACAAAACCTACCGCTGTGGAAGAAGCCTGCCTTGCGCTGCCCGTTGGGGAAAAAGACGAAACATGGAAAGCCGAAAAAATACTTTCCGGTCTTGGTTTTTCTTCAAGCGATATGCACAAAAATCCTTTGGAATTTTCCGGCGGATATAAAATAAGAATTAATCTTGCAAAAGTTTTGCTTTCAAACGCAAATATGCTTATGCTTGACGAGCCTAATAACTATCTTGATATTGTTGCTATACGCTGGCTGTCGCAGTTTTTGCGTTCGTGGAAGGGCGAGCTTATTCTTATAACTCACGACAGAAATTTTATGGACAGCTGCATAACGCATTGCGCGTGCATACACAGAACAAAAGCCAGAAAAGTGGAAGGCAGCACGCAAAAACTTTACGAACAGATAGACAAAGAAGAAGAAATATATGAAAAAACGCGTCTTAACGCCGAGAAAAAACGCAAGCAGACGGAAATTTTTATAAGCCGTTTCCGCGCAAAAGCAAGGCTTGCGGGAATGGTTCAGTCGCGCATTAAGTCGCTTGAGAAACAAGACAGCATGGAAGGTTTAACGGAGCTTGAAGATTTGGATTTCTCTTTCTCATCGCTTCCTTTTAACGCCGCAAAAATGATGGGCGTGCATAATTTAAAATTCGGTTACACAAAAGATAATCCTTTGATACAAAATTTAAGTTTTGACGTTTTAAAAAAAGAAAGAATTTGCGTAATCGGCAAAAACGGTAAAGGTAAATCCACGCTTTTAAAACTTATTGCCGACAGGCTGGAACCTTCTGACGGAAGCATAAAAAAACATCCGGATTTAAAAACCGCGTATTTTGTGCAGTCCGACGCGGCAGATTTAAACCCGTTAAAAACGGTTTTTGAAGAAATATTAAGCACCGACGGCAAATGCCTTCCGCAGAAAGCAAGAAATATTGCCGGTTCCATGATGTTTAGCGGCAACGACGCTTTAAAAAAAATTGACATATTAAGCGGAGGAGAAAAAAGCAGAGTTTTACTTGGGAAAATTTTGGTAAACCCATGCCATATGCTGCTTTTGGACGAGCCCACAAACCATCTTGATATGGAATCCTGCGAAGGTTTAATAGACGCAATAAATGAGTTTAACGGTTCGGTAATACTTGTTACGCACAATGAGGAATTGCTTTATAATATCGCCGAAAAACTTATAATTTTTGACAGAGATAAAGTTTCTGTTTTTGAGGGAACATACAAAGATTTCCTTGAAACAAGAGGCTGGGAAGACGAAAGCGGAGACATAAAAAATAAAAACGCAAAAAGAGAAAAAGTTTTTTCAAAAGAAGAATTAAAAAAACAAAGAGCGCATCTTATTCAGGAAAAGTCAAGAATTTTAAAGCCGCTTGAAGAAAGCATTGTAAAGCTGGAAAAAGAAATAACGGCAAAAGAGAAAGAATTAAACGAAAACACCCAAAAACTTATACAAGCTTCTATGGATCAAGACGTAACTTTTTTGGTTGACGGCGCAAAAATAGATAAACAGCTTAAAAGCGAGCTTGAAACTTTGTATTTAAAGCTTGGAGACATGTCTGTTGAGTTTGAAAATAAAAACGAACATTTCAGATTAAAAATGATGGAAATAGACTAACCTTTAATATTGTCAAAAATCTTTGATTTTTGTATAATTTTCAAGATGAAAAAACAAAATTTAAGCGTCTATGTTTCAGGCATAATAGAAGATATTAAAAAAGGCGGCGATAAAGCCGTTTTTAAATATCTTAAAAAGTTTGACGGCATAGATTTGTCAAAGCAGGGTTTAAGAGTTTCCAAAAGCGAAATAGACGCGGGCGTGAAACGCGTTTCTGCTGCTTTAAAAAGAGCCATAAAATCTTCGTATTTAAACGTTTTATCTTTCCATAAAACCGAATTTTCCAACATTAAAAAAAGCTGGGGCATTACAAGAAACGGCGTTAAAACCGGACAGTTTTACACTTGCATTGAATCCGCGGGGCTTTATGTGCCCGGCGGGCTTTACCCTTATCCGTCAACGGTAATAATGACTGCAGTTGCGGCAAAAGCCGCCGGAGTTAAACGCATAGTTATGGTAACTCCGCCGAATAGATTAAGCGACGAGCTTCTTTATGCCGCCAAACTCTGCGGCGTTAGCGAAATTTACCGCGTCGGCGGAATTATGGCCGTGGCCGCTTTGGCTTACGGCACAAAAAATATAGAAAAAGTAGATATTATAGTTGGTCCCGGAAACGCTTACGTAAACGAAGCCAAAAGACAGGTTTTCGGAGCGGTCGGAATAGACTCTTTGGCAGGCCCGAGCGAAGTAGCAATTATCGCCGATAAAAATGCTCCGGCAGAGTTTATATTTGCAGATTTAATGGCTCAAGTGGAACACGGCAATAACGCAAACGCTTATTTATTTTGCGACTCAAAAGAAAAAATAGAGCAGGTAAAAAAACTTCTTCCGAAAGACGCTTTAAATCTTGTGCGGCTGGGGTTTTGTTCTTTAGACGAAGCCGTCAAAAAAGTAAATGAAATAGCTCCGGAACATTTGGAATTGCTTGTTAAAAATTATAAACCGTTATTTAAAAAAGTTAAAAACGCGGGAGCTGTTTTTGCAGGATATCAAACGCCTACGGCAGCCGGCGACTATTGGGCGGGTCCGTCGCATGTTTTGCCTACAAATGCGTCGGCAAAATATTCAAGCGGGCTTTCCGTTATGACATTTTTAAAAAGAACGTCTTACACCGTTATGAATAAAAATAATAAAAAAGGGTTCAAAGAAATAGCGAGTTTTGCCGCCGCGGAAGGCATGAAATATCATAAAAAATCCGCAGAGGTTAGAATATGAAACAAAGAAAAGCAAATGTAAAAAGAGTTACCAAAGAAACAAACGTTTTGGTAGAGCTTAATTTGGATAAATCTTCAAAACCTGAAATTTCTACGAGTATAGGTTTTTTAGATCACATGCTTGAACTTTTCGGCGCGCACAGCGGATTTACTTTAAAAGTTAAAGCTTCCGGCGATACGCATATTGACGATCATCACCTTGTTGAAGATACCGGCATAACTCTCGGGCTTGCTTTGAAAGAAGCTTTGGGCGACAAAAAAGCCATAGCAAGATACGGGCATTTTTTGCTTCCCATGGACGAAGCGTTAAGTTACGTGGCGTTAGATTTGTCCGGAAGATTTTTTTTCAGTTATGAAGCCCAAATAGAGTTTCAAAAAACCGGTTTCAACTACGATTTAATTCACGAGTTTTTTTACGCGTTAGCTTCAAGCGCAGGCATTACGCTGCACATAAAAATGATTAAAGGCAGAAACAATCATCACATAGCGGAAGCAATGTTTAAAGCTTTTGCAAAAGCTTTAGCGCAAGCTGCGGCGCGGACAAAAGGGAAAAAAATTCCGTCAACGAAAGGGATTCTTTAAACGGCAATTGATAATTGAAAATTGAGAATTAAAGACAATATGAAAAAAATAGCAATTATAGACTATGGTTTCGGCAACATTAAAAGCGTTCAAAATGCGCTGAATTTTTGCGGGGCGGAGCCTGTGGTAATAAACTCTCCCGATAAAATTTCAGATTTTAACGGCGCCATTTTGCCGGGCGTAGGCGCTTTTGCTCCTGCTGCTGAGTTTTTAGTTAAAGACGGGTTTGACTGCGCAATACGCCAATATGTTGCTTCCGGAAAAATGCTTTACGGCATTTGCCTGGGCTTTCAGCTTTTTTTTACAAAAGGTTATGAAGGCGGCCAGCATAAAGGTTTAGGACTGTTAAACGGCGAAGTTAAAAAATTTGAATTTAAAAATAATAATTTAAAAATTCCTCACATGGGTTGGAACGGCGTGAAAATAAACAATACGCCTGAAGCAAAAAAAATGTTTGCCGAAATTTCCGACGGGGAAAACTTTTATTTTGTTCACTCGTATTACGCAAAGCCCGAAAATAATATTCAGGTTTCAAGTTTTTGCAATTACGGAATAGATTTTTGTTCTTCCGCGGCTTTTGAAAACGTTTGGGGCAGTCAGTTTCACCCTGAAAAAAGCGGAGGCAAAGGTTTGCAGATTTTAAAGAATTTTCTCGGCGAGGTTAAATAAGTGATAGTTATACCTGCAATTGATATAAAAAACGGCAAATCCGTTCGTCTGAAACAGGGAAAGTTTGACGCGGCTACCGTTCACTCGGATAATCCGGTTGAAACTGCAAAACTGTGGCAGCAAAAAGGCGCAAAAAGAATTCACGTTGTGGATTTAGACGGCGCTTTAAAAGGCGAAAGAGTAAATAAAAATTTGATAAGCGAAATTTGCAGAACCGTAAATATTCCCGTTGAAATTGGCGGCGGTATAAGAAATTTAGATTCAATTAAAGAACTTTTTGATTTGGGCGCGTCTTTTGCAATACTTGGAACTGTCGCTGTTGAAAAACCCGAAATTGTAAAAGAAGCCGTAGAAAAATTCGGCGCAGATAAAATAATAGTTGCCATAGACGCAAAAAACGGTTACGTTGCCACAAAAGGCTGGGTTGACGTAACGTCCGTTAAGGTTGAAGATTTGGCGTTAAAACTTAAAAGTTTCGGATTGAAAGAAGTATTATACACGGATATTTCAAGAGACGGAATGCTTACAGGACCTGATTTTGACGGTTTAAAAACTCTTGCAAAAACAGGGCTTAAAATAATAGCCTCCGGCGGAGTAAAATCCAACGAAGACATAATAAAATTAAAAGAGCTTGAATCCGGAGGAGTTTACGCGGCAATAGTAGGCGCCGCGCTTTATACCGACAATTTTGATTTGAGCAAAGCAATTAGAACGGCAAGCGAAACAGGTAAAAGGTAACAAATTAAATGTTAGGTATACGAGTTATTCCTTGTTTGGACGTAAATAACGGTCGCGTTGTTAAGGGCACAAATTTTGTGAATTTGCGCGACGCGGGAGACCCTGTTGAAGTTGCCAAAAGATATAATCTTGAAGGCGCCGACGAAGTTGTTTTTTTGGATATAACGGCAACGTACGAAGGCAGAGACACTACCGTAGATTTAGTTAGAAGAACCGCTCAGCAGGTTTTTATTCCTCTTACCGTAGGCGGCGGCGTGAGAACGCTTGAAGACATAAGAGTTCTTTTAAATGCCGGCGCAGACAAAGTCTCTTTAAATTCTTCGGCGGTAAAAGATCCTGAAATTATAAAACGCGCAAGCGAAAGGTTTGGACGGCAGTGCATAGTGGTTGCAATAGACGCAAAAAAAGTGACGCCATCATCGTTATTGCAAGCAAACGGAGTCGGCGCGACAATTCAGTCTTCAAATAAGTGGAATGTATTTGTTCACGGCGGACGCATAGACACAGGTCTTGATGCTGTAGAATGGGCAAAAAAAGCGCAAGATTTGGGCGCCGGGGAAATACTTCTTACAAGCATGGATAAAGACGGCACAAAAGACGGATATGACAACGCTCTTTTAAAAACGGTTACTGACATTGTGCAAATTCCCGTTATAGCTTCGGGCGGAGCGGGTAAGTTGGAGCATTTTGCGTCTGCGGTAGAATCCGGCGCGTCGGCAGTTTTGGCGGCATCGCTTTTTCATTACAGAGAACTTGCTATAAAGCAAGTAAAAGATTATTTGAAGTCTAAAAATATACCGGTGAGGTAATAATGGACACAATTATTAAAAGCTTAAAGTTTGACGAAAAAGGACTTATTCCTGCGGTAGTTCAAGACTGGAAAGACAATGCGGTTTTGATGGTGGCTTACATGAACAAAGAAGCCGTCAAAAGAACGCTTAAAACAAAGAAAGCAACTTTCTGGAGCCGCTCAAGACAGTCTTTTTGGGTAAAAGGCGAAAGCTCCGGAAACATTCAGAAAGTTAAAGAGTTTTACTACGATTGTGACGGAGATTGCATTCTTATAAAAGTCCAGCAAATAGGCGGCGCAGCATGCCACACAGGCCACAGAAGCTGCTTTTTTACAAAAGTTACGTCAGCCGGAAACACCAAAACCGTAGGAAAAAAATTGTTTGACCCGGAAAAGGTTTATAAGAAAACAAAATAACACGAAATGTCATAAAGGGAAATATAATGGCGAAAGTGAAAATATGCGGGTTGGCAAATTATAACGATTCTTTAGACGCTACAAATCTTGGCGCGGATTTTTTGGGGTTTCATTTTATTAAAGAATCTCCTAAAAAAGTTTCCGAAAAAATGGTTATTGATATAGTTTCAAAACTTCCGCCTTTTGTAATACCCGTCGGGGTTTTTGCAGACGCGGATCAAAAGCTTATAGAAAAAACCATTAAAAAATGCGGATTGAAAAATGTTCAGTTTAACGGTATTGAAGCTCCCGAGTTTTGCGCGGCGGCAAAAGCGGCGCTTGGCGTAAAGGTTTTTAAATTCTTTAAACTTGAAAATGAAAGCGACGCAGAAAAATTGTCTTTATACGCGGGAAACGTTGATTATTTTGTGTTGGACGTGTCATATCTTGACGGAGAAACGGTTAAACATAATTTTGAGCTTGCAGCGAAAGCCGTAAATTTAAACGTTCCCGTTTTTGTTTCCGGTAGAATTACGCCTGAAGAAGTTAAAGAGGCTTTGGAAAAAGTTGCGCCATACGGCGTTGATGCGGACGGCGGCATAGAAAGACTCCCGAAAAGAAAAGATTACGATAAAATGAATAATCTTATACGTTATGCGCACGGACTTAAATAACAGCAATGAAACGATAAAATTTAAAGTGAAAAGTGAACGCGAAGTGTCATCCCGTAATGTCTTAATACGGGATCCATGGTTACTAAATATAAGATGTGTTTCTGATAGTTTTTAAAGTGCAAAGTTGAAATAATGATAAAAACAATTTGAGGACTTGTAAAATGGAATTTAAAATAGCAAAAGAGACGCTTGAGCTTGAAGCTAAAGCGGTTAAAGATCAGATAAAACATCTTGACGCAAACTTCGGCAAAGCTGTCAGGCTTATAAAAGACTGCAAAGGCCGCGTAATAGTTATGGGGCTTGGCAAATCCGGGCTTATAGGCAGAAAAATTTCTGCGACAATGTCTTCAATCGGCATTCCGTCAATATTTGTTCATCCGTCGGAAAGTTTGCACGGAGACTTAGGTTCTCTTATGGCGGGCGACGTTGTTATAATGCTTTCTTATTCCGGAGAGACGGAAGAAATTAAAAAAGTTTTGCCCGTTCTTAAAAATATGAAAATAAAAGTTATTGTTATGACCGGTAAAACAAAAGCTAACGTGTGGCAAAATTCTGATTGCATAATAGATTGCAGCGTTGAAAAAGAAGCGTGTCCGTATAACATGGCGCCGACATCTTCAACAACCGCCGTGCTTGCCATGGGCGACGCGCTGGCGCTTACGGTTTCCAATTTAAAAGGTTTTAAGAGGGAACATCTTGCATTGCTTCACCCGTTAGGGTCTATAGGCAAAAGATTGACCATGCATGTTTCAGATATTATGAGAAAAGGGAAACAAAACCCCGTTGTGTTTTCGGACGCTACCGTTGAAGACGCGCTTCTTGTAATGACCGGCACAAGGGTAGGCGCAACAAGCGTTGTGGATAAAAAAGGAAAAATTACAGGCTTCTTTACCGACGGAGATTTAAGAAGACGCCTTCAAAAAGACGAGAAGATTTTAAAAAAGAAAATAACGGAAGTTATGACAAAAAACCCCAGAACCGTAACGCCCGATATGATGGCTGTTGACGCCGCGCGCGTTCTTAAAGATTATAATATAGACAATATTCCGGTAGTAGATAAAAATAATAAGCCTCTCGGAATTTTAGATCAGGGAGATTTGTTATCGCAGGGTATAGCCGAATAGATAATTTGGAGGGTTCAAAATATGGAAACGCAAAAAAACCAAGCTCAGTCTGCGGATAAAATTCCGGCGGGTATGTGGACAAAATGTAAAAAATGCGAGCAAATTCTTCTTCAAAAAGATTATGAAGAAAATCTGTTGGTTTGTCCGAAATGCGGATACTACGGAAGAGTTAATCCTCGTAAAAGAATAGAATTTACCGTGGATAACGGAAGTTTTAAAGAGACCGATAAAAATTTAAAAGCCGTAGATTTTTTAAATTTTCCGGGATACGGCGAGAAAATAAAAAAGTCGCACATAAACGACGCTGTTGTTACCGGCGAAGCTAAAATAGGCGGATATCCGGTAATGCTTGCCGTTATGGATTTTGAATTCATGGGCGGCAGCATGGGCTCGGTAGTGGGCGAAAAAATAGTGCGCGCCATAGAAACGGCTATAGAAAAAAAATATCCCGTTATTATACTTTCGGCGTCGGGCGGAGCAAGAATGCAAGAGGGAATAATATCTCTTATGCAAATGGGTAAAACCAGCGCAGCGCTTGCAAGACTTGCCGAAAAAGGGCTTGCTTATATTTCGGTTTTAACAGACCCTACAACGGGCGGAGTTGCCGCAAGCTACGCAATGCTTGGAGATTTAAATATAGCGGAATCAAAAGCGCTTATAGGTTTTGCCGGTCCAAGAGTTATTGAACAAACTATAAGACAGCAGCTTCCCGAAGGCTTTCAACTTTCAGAGTTTCTTGAAAAACACGGAATGGTTGACATTGTGGCGGAAAGAAAAGATTTAAGAAACGTCTTGATAAAAGCTTTACGATTTTTTGACAAGAAGAAATAATGTTTTTTGACTCTTTAAAAGAATACGAAGGCATGACGCCCGGACTTTCAAGAATAAAAAAATTTCTTAAAGCTTTGGGCGACCCGCATAAAAAGTTAAAATGCGTTCACATCGCCGGAACAAATGCAAAAGGTTCTACGGCGGCGTTTACGGCTTCTATTTTGAAAAACAGCGGCTATAAAACGGCTTTATACACTTCGCCGCATTTAAGGCGCATAACTGAACGCATAAAAATAAACGGCAAAGATATTTCTAAAAAAACTTTTGCCGCAATTGCTGAAAAATATTTGGCTCTTGCCGAAAAATGCAAACTGTCATATTTTGAATATCTTACGGCGATAGCTTTCATATATTTTGCCGCGCAAAAAGTTGATATTGCGGTTATTGAAACGGGGCTTGGCGGGCGGTTTGACGCTACAAATGTTATAACGGATCCGCTTGTTGCAATAATTACTTCGGTAAACATAGACCATGCGGAAATTTTGGGTTCTACAATAAAGAAAATAGCTTTTGAGAAAGCCGGAATAATTAAAAATTCCAAAGTCGTTTGCGGAAAACTTTCCGCGCAGGCTTTAAAAGTAATAAAATGCAAAACAAACCCGTTGGTTTTCGGAAAAGATTTTACCGTAACATATAAAAAACAGTCTCTTCGGTTTGATTACAACGGCTTGAAAGATAATTTGAAAAATTTAAAAATATCTTTATACGGCAAACATCAAATTCAAAACGCTGCAGTTGCCGCTTGCGCAATTGAAGTTTTAAAAAGTAAAGGTTTTGTAATTAAAGATTCAAATATCAAAAAAGGTCTTGCAAAAGCTCAGTGGCCTGCAAGGTTTGATGTCCGAAAAATTAATGGGGCGCAAATTATAATAGACGGCGCGCATAACCCTGAAGCAACAGACGCTTTCATTTCGGCGCTAAAAGATTTTGACGACGGAAACATTAAAAGAACTTTCATATTTGCCGCAATGAAAGAAAAAGATTATACAACGGTTATAAAAAAAATAGTTCCTTACGCCGGAAAAGTTATACTGCCTGCTTTGCGTAACAAAAGAGCGGTTGATACGGAAAAATTAAAGCTCGTGTTTGCAAAATATATTCCGGCGCGCAATATTTTTACCGTAAAAAACGTTAAAGAAAGTTTAAACCTTATCAAAAAAAGAGAAAAAGCAGCGGCGGCAGGCTCTCTGTATTTGGCCGGAGAGTTAATACAACATATAAGAGGATTGTAATGTCAGCGAAATATTATCTTGGCATAGATATGGGCGGAACAAACATTAAAATAGCGATAGTAAACAACAAAGGTTCCATTGTTGAAGAGTCCGTTATTGCAACCGATATAAATGCCAAACCTGAAACAATAGTTAAATCTATAGTTGAAAAAGCTTCCGTTTTAAAAAATTACCGCAATACAAAAACGGCTGGCGTAGGAATTGCCGGCGATGTAGATTGTTTGAAAGGTATTGTCCGCTTTTCTCCTAATTTGCCGAAATGGAAAAAAATTAATTTGAAAGAGATGCTTGAAAAACTAACAAAGAAAAAAGTTTTTGTTGATAACGACGCAAATACGGCGGCAATAGGCGCGTTTTGTCTTGACGTTATGGAAAAATCTTCTAATCTTGTGTGCGTAACTTTGGGCACGGGCGTTGGCGGCGGAATTATTATAAATAAAAAACTTTACATAGGAGCAAGCTGCACCGCCGGAGAAATAGGGCACATTACAATAGACCCTAAAGGCTTGCGCTGCAAATGCGGCAATACCGGCTGTATAGAAACTTTTGTAGGCGCAAAATATCTTTCCGCCTATGCGGCAAAATATTTTAAAGAAAATAAATCGGCCTTAATGGATAAGCTTATTGCAAAAGACTACTCCAAAATTACTCCTAAAATTTTACATGCGGCGGCAGTTAAAGGCGACAAAGTTGCAAAAGCTGTGTGGAACTACGCCGGCGAAAAACTCGGTATTTTAATTTCCGACATTTTAAATTTTATAAACCCCGACACAATAGTTTTATGCGGGGGAATAAGCCATGCCGGAAAATATCTTTTAGACCCTCTGAAAAAAGAGATAGAAAAAAGAGCGTTTAAATCTTCCCGCAAGGCGTGTAAAATTATAGTATCCGGCTACACAAATAAGCTTGGAGTTGTGGGCGCGGCTATGCTTGCCAAACATTCTACAGCTGCAAAACAATAACTTTTCAATGAAAAATCTTTTTAAAACAATTATTATTTTATTTCTTATGTCAGCCGCTTGCCGCGGCGTTTTTTCTTATGAAATAGATATAAAAGCCGACGAGCTTGAATATATTCAGGGAGATAACGTTATAAGAGCTAACGGCAACGTTGTTATGGGCTGGCAGGGAAGGGAAGTTAAAGCCGATTACGTAATGTTTAAAGTTGAAGAAAAAACTATGCACGCAAGCGGAAACGTGCGAATTGAAGAGTCGGGAAACTCTTTTGCCGCTTCAAGCATAGATTACGATTTTGCGCAGGAAACCGGCGACATAAAAGACAGCGTAGTAAACGCTTCAATAATATTTATGCACGCAAAAGAGATGACGCGCTATAAAGACGACGCAAAAGACGCTTACGCTATAAGACACGTAACTCTTTCAAACTGCGATTTAGACGACCCTCACACGTGTTTTAGAGCCAGAACCGGTAAAATTGTTTTAGGCGAAAGAGTTACTATTTACAACCCTGTGCTGTATATAGGTAAAGTTCCTATTTTTTATCTGCCGTTTATAACAAAATCTCTCAAGGGCGGCGGCGGGTTTGAAATGGGAAATTTTAAATATACTTTTGAGCCCGGATACACAAATGAAGGCGGCTTTTCAATAAAAAATACTCTTGCATATAAATTCAGCAATGCAATT is a genomic window of Endomicrobium proavitum containing:
- the hisB gene encoding imidazoleglycerol-phosphate dehydratase HisB, with product MKQRKANVKRVTKETNVLVELNLDKSSKPEISTSIGFLDHMLELFGAHSGFTLKVKASGDTHIDDHHLVEDTGITLGLALKEALGDKKAIARYGHFLLPMDEALSYVALDLSGRFFFSYEAQIEFQKTGFNYDLIHEFFYALASSAGITLHIKMIKGRNNHHIAEAMFKAFAKALAQAAARTKGKKIPSTKGIL
- the accD gene encoding acetyl-CoA carboxylase, carboxyltransferase subunit beta; the protein is METQKNQAQSADKIPAGMWTKCKKCEQILLQKDYEENLLVCPKCGYYGRVNPRKRIEFTVDNGSFKETDKNLKAVDFLNFPGYGEKIKKSHINDAVVTGEAKIGGYPVMLAVMDFEFMGGSMGSVVGEKIVRAIETAIEKKYPVIILSASGGARMQEGIISLMQMGKTSAALARLAEKGLAYISVLTDPTTGGVAASYAMLGDLNIAESKALIGFAGPRVIEQTIRQQLPEGFQLSEFLEKHGMVDIVAERKDLRNVLIKALRFFDKKK
- a CDS encoding phosphoribosylanthranilate isomerase, yielding MAKVKICGLANYNDSLDATNLGADFLGFHFIKESPKKVSEKMVIDIVSKLPPFVIPVGVFADADQKLIEKTIKKCGLKNVQFNGIEAPEFCAAAKAALGVKVFKFFKLENESDAEKLSLYAGNVDYFVLDVSYLDGETVKHNFELAAKAVNLNVPVFVSGRITPEEVKEALEKVAPYGVDADGGIERLPKRKDYDKMNNLIRYAHGLK
- the hisI gene encoding phosphoribosyl-AMP cyclohydrolase, whose amino-acid sequence is MDTIIKSLKFDEKGLIPAVVQDWKDNAVLMVAYMNKEAVKRTLKTKKATFWSRSRQSFWVKGESSGNIQKVKEFYYDCDGDCILIKVQQIGGAACHTGHRSCFFTKVTSAGNTKTVGKKLFDPEKVYKKTK
- a CDS encoding KpsF/GutQ family sugar-phosphate isomerase; the encoded protein is MEFKIAKETLELEAKAVKDQIKHLDANFGKAVRLIKDCKGRVIVMGLGKSGLIGRKISATMSSIGIPSIFVHPSESLHGDLGSLMAGDVVIMLSYSGETEEIKKVLPVLKNMKIKVIVMTGKTKANVWQNSDCIIDCSVEKEACPYNMAPTSSTTAVLAMGDALALTVSNLKGFKREHLALLHPLGSIGKRLTMHVSDIMRKGKQNPVVFSDATVEDALLVMTGTRVGATSVVDKKGKITGFFTDGDLRRRLQKDEKILKKKITEVMTKNPRTVTPDMMAVDAARVLKDYNIDNIPVVDKNNKPLGILDQGDLLSQGIAE
- the hisA gene encoding 1-(5-phosphoribosyl)-5-[(5-phosphoribosylamino)methylideneamino]imidazole-4-carboxamide isomerase — translated: MIVIPAIDIKNGKSVRLKQGKFDAATVHSDNPVETAKLWQQKGAKRIHVVDLDGALKGERVNKNLISEICRTVNIPVEIGGGIRNLDSIKELFDLGASFAILGTVAVEKPEIVKEAVEKFGADKIIVAIDAKNGYVATKGWVDVTSVKVEDLALKLKSFGLKEVLYTDISRDGMLTGPDFDGLKTLAKTGLKIIASGGVKSNEDIIKLKELESGGVYAAIVGAALYTDNFDLSKAIRTASETGKR
- the hisF gene encoding imidazole glycerol phosphate synthase subunit HisF, which gives rise to MLGIRVIPCLDVNNGRVVKGTNFVNLRDAGDPVEVAKRYNLEGADEVVFLDITATYEGRDTTVDLVRRTAQQVFIPLTVGGGVRTLEDIRVLLNAGADKVSLNSSAVKDPEIIKRASERFGRQCIVVAIDAKKVTPSSLLQANGVGATIQSSNKWNVFVHGGRIDTGLDAVEWAKKAQDLGAGEILLTSMDKDGTKDGYDNALLKTVTDIVQIPVIASGGAGKLEHFASAVESGASAVLAASLFHYRELAIKQVKDYLKSKNIPVR
- the hisH gene encoding imidazole glycerol phosphate synthase subunit HisH; the protein is MKKIAIIDYGFGNIKSVQNALNFCGAEPVVINSPDKISDFNGAILPGVGAFAPAAEFLVKDGFDCAIRQYVASGKMLYGICLGFQLFFTKGYEGGQHKGLGLLNGEVKKFEFKNNNLKIPHMGWNGVKINNTPEAKKMFAEISDGENFYFVHSYYAKPENNIQVSSFCNYGIDFCSSAAFENVWGSQFHPEKSGGKGLQILKNFLGEVK
- the hisD gene encoding histidinol dehydrogenase codes for the protein MKKQNLSVYVSGIIEDIKKGGDKAVFKYLKKFDGIDLSKQGLRVSKSEIDAGVKRVSAALKRAIKSSYLNVLSFHKTEFSNIKKSWGITRNGVKTGQFYTCIESAGLYVPGGLYPYPSTVIMTAVAAKAAGVKRIVMVTPPNRLSDELLYAAKLCGVSEIYRVGGIMAVAALAYGTKNIEKVDIIVGPGNAYVNEAKRQVFGAVGIDSLAGPSEVAIIADKNAPAEFIFADLMAQVEHGNNANAYLFCDSKEKIEQVKKLLPKDALNLVRLGFCSLDEAVKKVNEIAPEHLELLVKNYKPLFKKVKNAGAVFAGYQTPTAAGDYWAGPSHVLPTNASAKYSSGLSVMTFLKRTSYTVMNKNNKKGFKEIASFAAAEGMKYHKKSAEVRI